The proteins below come from a single Triticum aestivum cultivar Chinese Spring chromosome 5D, IWGSC CS RefSeq v2.1, whole genome shotgun sequence genomic window:
- the LOC123123943 gene encoding RING-H2 finger protein ATL34 produces MLAQTPLLRDIDLAADNWDCYLPHDLAKFMADGSRRDTDEHDGVTLRYNMEMSLTIWVEVIYREPKALLLACDERATVTRCLFAATPTDCPICMEDFASDDSDTTVRVRLPCSHCFHRGCILPWFYKVAKCPKCRHDLGKYLVAATDTPMGKFPGRL; encoded by the coding sequence ATGCTCGCGCAGACGCCGCTCCTCCGCGACATCGACCTTGCTGCCGACAACTGGGACTGCTACCTTCCCCATgatctggccaagttcatggcggacGGGTCCCGCCGTGACACCGACGAGCACGATGGCGTCACCCTCCGCTACAACATGGAAATGTCTTTGACCATCTGGGTGGAGGTCATCTACAGAGAGCCCAAGGCGCTGCTCCTGGCGTGCGACGAGCGTGCCACGGTGACTCGATGCCTATTCGCAGCAACGCCGACCGACTGCCCTATATGCATGGAGGATTTCGCCAGCGACGACAGTGACACCACCGTGAGGGTGAGGCTGCCGTGCTCCCACTGCTTCCACCGCGGCTGCATCTTGCCGTGGTTCTACAAGGTGGCCAAGTGCCCAAAGTGTCGCCATGACTTGGGCAAGTACCTTGTCGCCGCCACCGACACCCCAATGGGTAAGTTCCCTGGACGACTCTGA
- the LOC123123945 gene encoding inactive poly [ADP-ribose] polymerase RCD1 — MERKSGMILDEHVLKANDRKRKHESSVKSTGTDYFAEVSQHADGSAVLKKSKMTSSAGDILECYKNFKTSGLPMRVLCYHQGKWRDFPEHVVNLVQQDFQLKRPITNAVLKNQQVLLDFMHMVCIDSSMTTNKPIAWIDVHGNRFFPELCAGLVASKPSQHGKSDPSGKSEAGECAGNLILTAGAESSSSDSVDAVLPHAKKVNNILEEEHEVHNYAAVENKAGPAICLDEPASGNIHAATCKQKIGQPVDSAVRKLLLEGAGQPFSEENIIGIYRTPLVDQHGRARFNLFQKELEATKMRRGNANVRYAWLPCSKDTMEEMMMRGVLEVTKPMLGPMYGIGTHLAPANCAKTCASYSDIDENGIMRMMLCRVIMGNVEVVLPGSKQFQPTNGTFDSGVDDLQKPKHYVIWDANVHRHIYAEYAVVIKAPSMTNEYLAGEDTASNVSEIRNSGSAESVIKDDSSETLASPADKQQAPRFGRAPTRRPPTSPWMPLPMLFAAISTKVPRSDMDVIHGHYEEFKRRKISRPEFVRRLRQIVGDKLLVSTVVRLQPKVVAPMAGAEVLPRGAPGTGGSSTS, encoded by the exons ATGGAAAGGAAGAGTGGAATGATACTGGATGAACATGTTCTGAAAGCTAATGATCGCAAGAGGAAACATGAGTCGTCTGTGAAGAGTACTGGCACAGATTATTTTGCTGAGGTCTCTCAGCATGCTGATGGTTCTGCTGTCCTTAAGAAGTCTAAAATGACCTCCTCTGCTGGTGATATTCTGGAGTGCTATAAGAACTTCAAGACAAGCGGTTTGCCCATGCGGGTGCTTTGTTACCACCAGGGTAAATGGAGGGACTTTCCAGAGCATGTTGTGAATCTGGTACAGCAGGACTTCCAGTTGAAGAGGCCAATTACTAATGCTGTATTGAAGAACCAGCAAGTCCTGTTGGACTTTATGCACATGGTCTGCATTGATTCTTCCATGACCACAAACAAGCCAATAGCATGGATTGATGTTCATGGTAACCGCTTTTTTCCAGAGTTATGTGCTGGACTGGTAGCATCTAAACCATCTCAGCATGGGAAAAGTGACCCCAGTGGTAAATCTGAAGCTGGTGAGTGTGCTGGGAATTTGATTTTGACAGCTGGAGCTGAAAGCTCGAGTTCAGATTCTGTTGATGCAGTACTCCCTCATGCTAAGAAGGTTAATAACATACTGGAGGAAGAACACGAGGTACATAATTATGCTGCTGTTGAAAATAAAGCTGGTCCTGCAATCTGTTTGGATGAACCTGCTAGTGGAAACATACATGCTGCTACTTGTAAGCAGAAAATTGGCCAACCTGTTGATTCAGCTGTGCGCAAATTATTACTTGAAGGGGCAGGCCAACCTTTTAGTGAAGAAAATATTATTGGCATCTACAGAACTCCACTGGTAGATCAGCATGGGCGGGCTCGCTTCAATCTTTTCCAGAAGGAACTTGAAGCCACCAAAATGCGTCGTGGGAACGCAAATGTGCGCTACGCATGGCTACCTTGTTCCAAGGATACCATGGAGGAGATGATGATGCGTGGTGTTCTGGAAGTTACAAAACCCATGCTGGGGCCAATGTATGGCATTGGTACACATCTTGCTCCAGCGAACTGCGCCAAAACTTG TGCTAGCTACTCAGATATTGACGAAAATGGCATCATGAGGATGATGCTGTGCCGTGTCATAATGGGGAATGTTGAGGTTGTACTTCCTGGATCAAAGCAATTCCAGCCAACTAATGGAACATTTGATAGTGGCGTGGATGATCTTCAAAAGCCAAAGCACTATGTCATATGGGATGCTAATGTGCATAGACACATCTATGCTGAATATGCTGTTGTTATCAAAGCACCTTCCATGACCAATG AATACTTGGCTGGAGAAGATACTGCATCCAACGTATCTGAGATAAGAAATTCTGGTTCAGCAGAAAGTGTAATCAAG GACGATAGTTCCGAAACCTTGGCATCCCCAGCTGATAAACAACAAGCACCCAGGTTTGGGCGTGCTCCAACTAGAAGGCCTCCTACTTCACCCTGGATGCCCCTCCCAATGCTTTTCGCTGCCATCTCCACAAAAGTTCCTCGTTCTGACATGGACGTAATCcatggacactatgaagaattcaAG AGGAGAAAGATAAGCAGGCCCGAGTTTGTGAGACGGCTAAGACAGATCGTCGGCGACAAGCTGCTGGTTTCTACAGTAGTGAGGCTGCAACCTAAG GTAGTGGCACCCATGGCAGGTGCTGAAGTGCTACCAAGAGGAGCACCCGGCACGGGAGGGAGCAGCACCTCCTGA